Proteins from one Arthrobacter sp. DNA4 genomic window:
- a CDS encoding M20/M25/M40 family metallo-hydrolase encodes MPDVLPEDEVVRICQELIRIDTSNYGDGSGPGERAAAEYAAGLIEEVGLDAEIFESAPGRANVVTRMAGEDPSASALVVHGHLDVVPALRDQWSVDPFGAELKDGLIWGRGAVDMKDMDAMILSVLRSFAREGRKPKRDIIFAFFADEEAGGVYGARYAVDNRPELFEGAAEAISEVGGFSATIGGQRTYLLQTAEKGISWLRLVAHGRAYHGSQINTDNAVTRLAAAVTRIGEYKWPIELTPTTRQFLDGVTELTGVEFDADNPDLLLNQLGTVARFVGATLQNTTNPTLLKGGYKHNVIPESAEALVDCRTLPGQEQQVLEIVRELAGNGVDVSYVHNDVSLEVPFAGNLVDSMIDALHKEDPGAKVLPYTLSGGTDNKSLSRLGITGYGFAPLMLPDELDFTGMFHGVDERVPADSLKFGARVLNTLLTNY; translated from the coding sequence ATGCCTGACGTCCTGCCCGAGGATGAAGTTGTCCGGATCTGCCAGGAACTCATCCGGATCGACACTTCCAACTACGGCGACGGATCGGGGCCGGGGGAGCGGGCGGCGGCAGAGTATGCCGCGGGGCTCATCGAGGAAGTGGGGCTGGACGCCGAGATCTTCGAGTCAGCGCCCGGCCGCGCGAACGTAGTCACCAGGATGGCAGGGGAGGACCCCTCGGCCAGTGCGCTGGTGGTCCATGGCCACCTGGACGTCGTTCCGGCGCTCCGGGACCAGTGGTCCGTGGACCCGTTCGGGGCAGAACTGAAAGATGGCCTCATTTGGGGACGCGGCGCCGTCGACATGAAGGACATGGACGCCATGATCCTTTCGGTGCTGAGGAGTTTTGCCAGGGAGGGCAGGAAGCCCAAACGGGACATCATCTTCGCTTTCTTCGCGGATGAGGAGGCCGGCGGCGTCTATGGCGCCCGCTACGCCGTCGACAACCGGCCCGAACTTTTCGAGGGCGCCGCCGAAGCCATCTCGGAGGTGGGGGGCTTCTCGGCCACCATCGGCGGCCAGCGGACCTACCTGCTGCAGACGGCGGAAAAGGGCATCTCCTGGCTCCGGCTCGTAGCGCACGGACGGGCTTACCACGGTTCGCAGATCAACACCGACAATGCCGTGACCCGGCTGGCCGCTGCCGTGACCCGGATTGGCGAATACAAGTGGCCCATCGAGCTCACTCCCACCACCCGGCAGTTCCTTGACGGGGTGACGGAACTCACTGGAGTGGAGTTCGACGCCGACAACCCCGACCTGCTGCTCAACCAGTTGGGTACGGTGGCCCGGTTTGTCGGCGCGACCCTGCAGAACACCACGAATCCCACGCTCCTCAAGGGCGGCTACAAGCACAACGTCATTCCCGAGTCCGCCGAAGCCCTGGTTGACTGCCGGACCCTCCCGGGCCAGGAGCAGCAGGTCCTCGAAATCGTGCGCGAACTCGCCGGCAACGGCGTGGACGTCAGCTACGTCCACAACGACGTCTCGCTTGAAGTCCCGTTCGCCGGCAACCTTGTGGACTCGATGATCGACGCTCTCCACAAGGAGGATCCCGGTGCCAAGGTGCTGCCCTACACGCTCTCCGGCGGTACAGACAACAAGTCGCTCAGCCGCCTGGGGATCACCGGCTACGGGTTTGCGCCCCTCATGCTGCCGGACGAGCTGGACTTCACGGGCATGTTCCACGGGGTGGACGAGCGCGTCCCGGCGGATTCCCTGAAGTTCGGTGCCCGGGTGCTGAACACCCTGCTCACCAACTACTGA
- a CDS encoding acyl-CoA dehydrogenase family protein has product MSPEELLPDELLQRIRSRAAGYDRDNAFFHEDLEELAAAGYLKLFVPASDGGAGLGLEAAAQCQRRLATAAPATALAVNMHLVWTGVAHVLAARGDNSLDFVLKEAARGEVFAFGNSEAGNDSVLFDSRTTATPEQDGGYSYTGTKIFTSLSPAWTRLGIFGKDAAARDGAGELVHGFITRETPGYRILDDWDTLGMRASQSATTVLEAVKAPADRIFRKLPVGPNADPLIFAIFACFESLLAAVYTGLGERALAVGVDNVKRRTSFKNGGRSYAQDPDIRWKVAEAAMAMDVLYPQLRTVTADVDALVDHGSQWFPKLVGLKVNATETARRVVDLAIRVSGGSSYFRGAELERLYRDVLAGMFHPSDDESAHNTIANAWLGPLED; this is encoded by the coding sequence GTGAGCCCCGAGGAACTCCTGCCTGATGAGCTCCTGCAGCGCATCCGCAGCCGCGCCGCCGGATATGACCGTGATAACGCCTTCTTCCATGAAGACCTGGAGGAGTTGGCAGCGGCAGGCTACTTGAAGCTTTTCGTACCAGCGTCCGACGGCGGTGCCGGGCTTGGGCTTGAAGCGGCGGCGCAGTGCCAGCGCAGGCTGGCAACGGCTGCCCCGGCCACCGCTTTGGCCGTCAACATGCACCTCGTCTGGACCGGCGTCGCGCACGTACTGGCGGCGCGGGGCGACAACTCGCTCGATTTTGTCCTCAAGGAAGCTGCCCGGGGCGAGGTCTTCGCCTTCGGCAACTCGGAAGCCGGGAACGACTCGGTCCTCTTCGACTCACGGACCACTGCCACACCGGAACAGGATGGCGGCTACTCCTACACCGGTACAAAGATTTTCACCAGCCTCTCGCCGGCCTGGACCCGGCTGGGCATCTTCGGGAAAGACGCTGCAGCCCGGGACGGTGCCGGGGAACTGGTCCACGGATTCATCACCAGGGAAACTCCCGGCTACCGGATCCTGGACGACTGGGACACCCTGGGCATGCGGGCCAGCCAGTCCGCCACGACGGTCCTGGAAGCCGTGAAAGCCCCAGCCGACCGCATCTTCCGCAAGCTGCCGGTCGGCCCCAACGCCGACCCCCTGATCTTCGCGATCTTCGCCTGCTTCGAGAGCCTCCTGGCCGCCGTCTACACGGGCCTCGGAGAACGCGCCCTGGCCGTGGGAGTGGATAACGTGAAACGGCGTACCTCCTTCAAAAACGGCGGGCGAAGCTACGCGCAGGACCCCGACATCCGCTGGAAGGTGGCAGAGGCCGCCATGGCCATGGACGTCCTGTACCCGCAGCTCAGGACCGTCACTGCCGACGTCGACGCCCTGGTTGATCACGGAAGCCAGTGGTTTCCCAAACTGGTGGGATTGAAGGTGAACGCCACCGAAACCGCCCGCCGCGTGGTGGACCTGGCCATCCGGGTCAGCGGGGGATCAAGCTATTTCAGGGGCGCGGAACTGGAACGGCTCTACCGGGACGTGCTGGCCGGGATGTTCCACCCCTCCGACGACGAATCTGCCCACAACACCATAGCCAACGCGTGGCTGGGGCCGTTGGAAGACTAA